Proteins encoded by one window of Chondromyces crocatus:
- the cas6 gene encoding CRISPR system precrRNA processing endoribonuclease RAMP protein Cas6, protein MRRYVLRAIDEVHLPPFSGSTVRGAVGRALRRLVCATRQPVCDGCPVRAACAYAMLHDGFTPADRPSGSGEHAPPPLWLRDLEDRRKIAPGESVGFSMVAFGPAVASLPYVDEAVRGLGRSGLGRGRGAVALVEAHDEQRDGFGSLVDARVSALEAAVDAGKSLRVSLRSPVSIRLKGKAWEDPERPRPSWAERLLGGAVRRRVALERRWLDLASEEAPRVPRVIEDAAGLKVMEENIEVRRVKRFSASQGARMELHGVVGDMRLGGEGLKAALPWLVAGELLSVGAGTTFGFGRIELEAA, encoded by the coding sequence GTGCGCCGCTACGTGTTGCGCGCGATCGATGAGGTGCATCTTCCGCCGTTCAGTGGGTCGACGGTGCGGGGGGCGGTGGGGCGGGCGTTGCGTCGGCTGGTGTGTGCGACAAGGCAGCCGGTGTGCGATGGGTGCCCCGTGCGCGCGGCGTGCGCGTACGCGATGTTGCACGATGGGTTCACGCCGGCGGACCGGCCGAGTGGGTCGGGGGAGCATGCGCCTCCGCCGCTCTGGCTGCGGGACCTGGAGGATCGCCGGAAGATCGCGCCCGGGGAGTCGGTTGGTTTTTCGATGGTGGCGTTCGGTCCTGCAGTCGCTTCGCTGCCGTATGTGGACGAGGCGGTGCGCGGGCTGGGGCGCTCGGGGCTCGGGCGCGGGCGCGGCGCGGTGGCGCTGGTGGAGGCGCACGACGAGCAGCGGGATGGGTTCGGGTCGCTGGTCGACGCGCGGGTCTCTGCGCTCGAAGCGGCGGTCGATGCGGGCAAGTCGCTGCGGGTGTCGCTGCGGTCGCCGGTGTCGATCCGGCTGAAGGGGAAGGCGTGGGAAGACCCGGAACGGCCGAGGCCGAGCTGGGCGGAGCGGCTGCTCGGCGGGGCGGTGCGACGGCGGGTCGCGCTGGAGCGGCGGTGGTTGGATCTGGCGTCCGAAGAGGCGCCGCGGGTACCGCGGGTGATCGAGGATGCTGCGGGTCTGAAGGTGATGGAGGAGAACATCGAGGTCCGGCGGGTGAAGCGATTCAGCGCCTCTCAGGGGGCTCGGATGGAACTGCACGGGGTGGTCGGTGACATGCGGCTCGGCGGCGAGGGGCTGAAGGCAGCGTTGCCGTGGCTCGTTGCTGGTGAGCTGCTCAGCGTGGGCGCGGGCACCACCTTCGGGTTCGGCCGCATCGAGCTGGAGGCGGCATGA
- a CDS encoding SMI1/KNR4 family protein codes for MPVADEVKAILAEIEALGARVKLDEPSTDAEIVAAEAHLGFDLPEEYKEFLREIGGVSIEARRTWFFYGLPEKADIKALYVKEFDAFRGGEGGGAYYPARFMVVHDEGDFSNAAEGFVWDGDLGHLRATAGGDCIERSEFLVEGYWAFLSDQLEEIRDRIAEEGG; via the coding sequence ATGCCTGTTGCCGATGAAGTGAAGGCGATCCTTGCGGAGATCGAGGCGCTTGGCGCCCGGGTGAAGCTCGACGAGCCCAGCACCGATGCGGAGATCGTCGCAGCAGAAGCCCATCTCGGCTTCGACCTCCCGGAGGAATACAAGGAGTTCTTGCGTGAGATTGGCGGCGTCTCGATCGAAGCGAGGCGGACCTGGTTCTTCTACGGCTTGCCCGAGAAGGCAGACATCAAGGCGCTCTACGTCAAGGAGTTCGACGCCTTCCGTGGCGGGGAAGGAGGCGGCGCCTACTATCCCGCGCGCTTCATGGTGGTCCACGATGAGGGCGATTTCAGCAACGCCGCAGAGGGCTTCGTCTGGGATGGTGACCTCGGTCATCTGCGTGCAACGGCGGGCGGCGATTGCATCGAGAGGTCGGAGTTCCTGGTGGAAGGCTACTGGGCGTTTCTCTCGGACCAGCTCGAAGAGATCCGAGACAGGATTGCTGAAGAGGGCGGTTGA
- a CDS encoding kelch repeat-containing protein — translation MGLRVLVTFVVALLLAGGALGVLGCASTDELSGNAADLIRTRFPAHAAEVLGTGTDDPPIPTEAGFALGFPGPNGTWQRIRARLPRDGSEWLELEGSGGFSIRVREVGATGSGEVVDGAVSYRRAGGASFWRAAAGGVEEWLLMGTDADTARAPAREAEVTWQIEGATPRQRDEAVELVDDEGRARLRVTAPRAFGREDQPIGVRLEARGEVIALKVEPTEGPVLVDPLWLLLDGMSMARESHAAALLADGRVLVTGGHDAIGQLLASAELYDPLTGTWTSTGEMTTERQAHTATLLGDGRVLVVAGDRYGFTEQSAELFDPVIGAWTPAGTLSVGRRWHTATLLGNGRVLVVGGERNGGIEATAELYDPATGAWTSTGAMSRARVLHTATLLVDGRVLVAGGYGDSGIDGTAELYDPVTGTFTVTGSLTVMRYAHTTTRLGDGRVLVAGGKSINHDEASAELYDPVTGVWTATDALSVARSYHTATLLGDGRLLAAGGQSSEGSVEVYDPLLGTWSLAPAMNFSRDAHTATRLPNGGILIVGDVDLPMVEVYVPSAPNPWTPTGTPSIRRAYHTATLLGDGRVLVAGGWSNQGYEQSAELYDPVAKLWTLMGTPSIARAYHTATLLGDGRVLVAGGWSNQGYEQSAELFEPATGVWSSTGTLNVARYGHTATLLGGGHVLVAGGWSGHGHEQSAELYDPATGVWSPTGTLSVARAAHTATSLGGGRVLVAGGWSGHGHEQSAELYDPATGVWSPTGTLSVARATHTATSLGGGRVLVAGGWSLSDHEKSAELYDPVMGAWTLTGSLNVARADHTAALLVDGRVLVAGGVGAGGALASAAIYDPVTALWSPEGTLFNGRYQHTATPLNDGTVLVTGGDSNTGVVASAELHGGYPLGAPCAPGLACLSGFCVNGVCCDAACTGPCTACTAAMKGSGADGHCGPIRAGTDPKDACPSDNTPCGDTGLCDGAGACQKRPQGTPCGGTSCAPPNHVQSLQCDGLGTCASALQSCGAYLCASGACRSFCATDPQCSDDAHCMPNGTCLPDKPLGATCILPKECASQACLAGVCALDADDDGIPDALDNCPLVPNTSQVDNDGDGLGDACDPDDDNDGILDAADNCPLVPNPDQADINGDGIGDACDCNNPPKPDGFACDDGNGCTLTDTCQNGVCVGRDPFICTQPDPLACRFAICEPATGSCAHLIKIEGSPCPEGECIAGGCFTGQVPGTSPTGSGGDSSGVGGNAEGGASSTTTSGSTGTGGAPPSNDLRGDASSHLHGNGCAVTSSANGDPSGGMTPWLLAGIAGLAARRRRTSRQAPKLTPRQHRTTTIHAARPRGTASPL, via the coding sequence ATGGGACTGCGCGTGCTGGTCACGTTCGTCGTGGCCTTGTTGCTGGCGGGAGGAGCACTCGGCGTGCTGGGCTGCGCCTCGACCGACGAGCTATCGGGCAACGCCGCAGACCTCATCCGAACACGATTCCCCGCGCACGCTGCGGAGGTGCTGGGCACCGGCACCGACGACCCGCCCATCCCGACCGAGGCTGGCTTCGCCCTGGGCTTCCCAGGTCCGAACGGTACCTGGCAGCGCATCCGCGCGCGGCTGCCCCGAGACGGTAGCGAATGGCTCGAACTCGAAGGCTCTGGCGGCTTCTCGATCCGGGTGCGGGAGGTGGGCGCCACCGGCTCTGGCGAGGTCGTCGACGGCGCGGTGAGCTACCGGAGAGCGGGGGGAGCGAGCTTCTGGCGTGCGGCTGCCGGCGGGGTCGAGGAATGGTTGCTGATGGGGACTGACGCCGATACGGCAAGAGCCCCGGCACGCGAGGCCGAGGTGACCTGGCAGATCGAGGGAGCGACCCCGCGACAGCGTGACGAGGCCGTGGAACTGGTGGACGACGAGGGCAGAGCGCGGCTGCGCGTGACGGCGCCGCGGGCGTTCGGACGAGAGGATCAACCGATCGGGGTGCGGCTCGAAGCTCGTGGCGAAGTGATTGCGCTGAAGGTCGAACCCACGGAGGGACCGGTGCTGGTGGACCCACTATGGCTTCTCCTGGATGGCATGAGCATGGCTCGGGAGTCCCATGCCGCCGCGTTGCTGGCCGACGGCCGTGTGCTCGTTACAGGAGGCCATGATGCCATTGGCCAACTACTGGCCAGCGCGGAGCTTTATGACCCGCTGACGGGGACATGGACATCCACGGGAGAGATGACGACGGAGCGACAGGCTCACACGGCGACGTTGCTGGGAGACGGCCGTGTGCTCGTGGTAGCGGGAGACCGCTACGGTTTCACGGAGCAGAGTGCGGAACTTTTCGATCCAGTGATCGGAGCATGGACGCCAGCGGGAACGCTGAGTGTCGGGCGAAGATGGCACACGGCGACGTTGCTTGGAAATGGCCGCGTGCTCGTGGTCGGGGGTGAGCGCAACGGTGGCATCGAGGCGACTGCGGAGCTTTATGACCCGGCGACCGGGGCATGGACGTCGACGGGAGCGATGAGCAGGGCACGGGTTCTTCACACGGCGACGCTGCTCGTGGACGGCCGCGTCCTCGTCGCAGGGGGCTATGGTGATAGTGGCATCGATGGGACCGCAGAGCTTTATGACCCGGTTACCGGGACATTCACCGTCACGGGATCCCTGACGGTGATGCGGTACGCTCACACGACGACACGCCTTGGAGACGGCCGTGTGCTTGTGGCAGGGGGTAAGAGCATCAATCACGACGAGGCAAGTGCGGAGCTGTATGATCCCGTGACGGGAGTATGGACCGCCACGGACGCGCTGAGCGTGGCGAGGAGTTATCATACGGCGACATTGCTGGGAGACGGGCGTCTTCTCGCGGCTGGCGGCCAAAGCAGTGAAGGGAGCGTCGAGGTGTATGACCCCTTGCTGGGTACATGGAGCCTTGCCCCGGCGATGAATTTCTCGCGAGATGCTCACACCGCCACACGACTTCCGAACGGTGGAATCCTCATCGTGGGGGACGTCGATTTGCCCATGGTCGAAGTGTACGTGCCATCGGCACCGAATCCATGGACGCCGACGGGCACGCCGAGCATCAGGCGGGCTTACCACACGGCGACATTGCTGGGAGATGGTCGTGTGCTCGTGGCAGGGGGCTGGAGCAACCAGGGTTATGAGCAGAGCGCGGAACTCTATGACCCCGTGGCGAAGCTATGGACCCTGATGGGCACGCCGAGTATCGCGCGGGCTTACCACACGGCGACATTGCTGGGAGACGGTCGTGTGCTCGTGGCAGGGGGCTGGAGCAACCAAGGTTATGAGCAGAGTGCGGAGCTGTTTGAGCCGGCGACCGGGGTATGGTCGTCGACGGGCACGCTGAACGTGGCGCGCTATGGGCACACGGCGACGTTGCTGGGAGGTGGTCATGTGCTCGTGGCCGGGGGCTGGAGCGGCCATGGTCATGAGCAGAGCGCGGAACTGTATGACCCAGCGACCGGGGTATGGTCGCCGACGGGCACGCTGAGCGTGGCGCGGGCTGCTCACACGGCGACGTCGCTGGGAGGTGGTCGTGTGCTCGTGGCCGGGGGCTGGAGCGGCCATGGTCATGAGCAGAGCGCGGAACTGTATGACCCAGCGACCGGGGTATGGTCGCCGACGGGTACGCTGAGCGTGGCGCGGGCTACTCACACGGCGACGTCGCTGGGAGGTGGTCGTGTGCTCGTGGCAGGGGGCTGGAGTCTAAGTGACCATGAGAAGAGCGCGGAGCTGTACGATCCCGTCATGGGAGCATGGACGCTGACAGGTTCGCTCAACGTGGCGCGGGCTGACCACACGGCGGCGTTGCTGGTCGACGGCCGTGTGCTCGTAGCAGGAGGGGTGGGTGCTGGAGGCGCGCTCGCGAGTGCGGCCATCTACGATCCCGTTACCGCCCTCTGGTCTCCGGAGGGGACGCTGTTCAACGGGCGCTATCAGCATACCGCGACGCCATTGAATGACGGCACTGTGCTCGTGACGGGTGGCGATTCGAACACGGGTGTCGTCGCCAGCGCCGAGCTCCATGGCGGTTACCCCCTCGGTGCACCTTGCGCTCCCGGGCTCGCATGCCTCTCCGGCTTCTGCGTCAACGGTGTCTGCTGCGACGCTGCTTGCACCGGCCCCTGCACCGCTTGCACCGCGGCGATGAAGGGCAGTGGCGCCGATGGTCATTGCGGCCCCATCCGGGCCGGTACCGACCCGAAGGACGCCTGCCCCTCCGACAACACCCCGTGCGGCGATACGGGCCTGTGTGACGGTGCTGGCGCCTGCCAGAAGCGCCCTCAGGGCACCCCCTGCGGGGGGACCTCGTGCGCCCCACCCAACCATGTTCAGTCCCTCCAGTGCGATGGCCTCGGCACCTGCGCCAGCGCCCTCCAGTCCTGCGGCGCCTATCTCTGCGCGAGCGGCGCTTGCCGTTCCTTCTGCGCCACCGACCCGCAGTGCAGCGACGACGCTCACTGCATGCCGAACGGCACCTGCCTCCCCGACAAGCCCCTCGGCGCCACGTGCATCCTGCCCAAGGAATGCGCGAGCCAGGCCTGCCTTGCTGGCGTCTGCGCCCTCGACGCCGACGACGACGGCATCCCGGACGCGCTCGACAACTGCCCCCTCGTCCCCAACACCTCTCAGGTCGACAACGACGGCGACGGCCTGGGCGACGCCTGCGACCCCGACGACGACAACGACGGCATCCTCGACGCTGCCGACAATTGCCCTCTCGTCCCGAACCCGGACCAGGCCGACATCAACGGCGACGGCATCGGCGACGCCTGCGATTGCAACAACCCCCCCAAGCCAGACGGCTTCGCCTGCGACGACGGCAATGGCTGCACGCTGACGGACACCTGCCAGAATGGCGTCTGCGTCGGTCGTGACCCCTTCATCTGCACCCAGCCCGATCCTCTGGCCTGCCGCTTTGCCATTTGCGAGCCGGCCACGGGCTCTTGTGCGCATCTGATCAAGATCGAGGGCTCCCCCTGTCCCGAAGGCGAGTGCATCGCCGGCGGCTGCTTCACGGGTCAGGTCCCCGGCACCTCCCCGACTGGCAGCGGCGGTGACTCTTCCGGGGTTGGCGGCAATGCCGAAGGGGGCGCTTCGTCCACCACCACGAGCGGCTCCACGGGCACGGGCGGTGCACCGCCTTCAAATGACCTCCGCGGCGACGCCTCTTCTCACCTCCACGGCAATGGCTGCGCCGTGACATCCAGCGCCAATGGGGACCCCTCAGGTGGAATGACACCTTGGTTGCTCGCTGGCATCGCTGGGCTTGCGGCGCGTCGCCGTCGGACTTCTCGCCAGGCTCCCAAGCTGACACCTCGGCAGCATCGTACGACCACCATCCACGCGGCTCGCCCTCGGGGCACGGCGTCACCCCTCTGA